Proteins from a genomic interval of Bifidobacterium longum subsp. infantis ATCC 15697 = JCM 1222 = DSM 20088:
- a CDS encoding ATP-binding protein, whose product MNTVDSTRRKEAMHALNPFAPGAGRQPKELVGREQELEIMDRIIARTKAGYSDRGLVYSGLRGVGKTVLLLRMKDMAASQGLITVRMEATGNETHDYELLFDGISKAILRERRGTLRQKMLDSLKHVNEVSFELGVIKTSIGFGNEDKGISSDSLRLEMMVEELCRELKKEGSGLFLFIDEFQVMSSDLMGTIIGLQHSMGQEDLPFYVIAAGLPNLPGVLTKSRSYAERLFQYKRIGRLPEDETRECFEKTISKINVRFDDDALNRLIELSKGYPYFIQAYGSAAFDESESSPIPLSAVIKGEPIAQASLDSGLYESRWQRARPLEREYMRAMASLEKSVCSSAEIAERLGRPPADVVRVRKGIIDSGLAYAPERGLLAFTVPGMGDFIRRAAPSEEQTYDDRA is encoded by the coding sequence ATGAACACCGTGGATTCAACCAGACGCAAAGAAGCGATGCACGCCCTCAATCCATTCGCGCCCGGAGCGGGAAGACAACCCAAGGAACTCGTAGGACGCGAGCAGGAACTCGAAATCATGGACAGAATCATCGCCAGAACAAAAGCGGGATACTCCGACCGCGGACTGGTCTACAGCGGGCTGAGAGGCGTCGGCAAGACCGTGCTCCTGCTGAGAATGAAAGACATGGCCGCCAGCCAGGGACTCATTACCGTCCGCATGGAAGCCACGGGAAACGAGACCCACGACTACGAACTCCTCTTCGACGGCATCTCCAAAGCAATACTGCGCGAGAGAAGAGGAACGCTCCGACAGAAAATGCTCGACTCCCTCAAACACGTCAACGAGGTTTCCTTCGAACTCGGGGTAATCAAAACGTCAATCGGGTTCGGCAACGAGGACAAAGGCATATCCAGCGACTCGCTGCGACTCGAAATGATGGTCGAGGAACTATGCCGCGAACTCAAAAAGGAAGGATCGGGCCTGTTCCTGTTCATCGACGAGTTCCAAGTGATGTCCAGCGACCTGATGGGCACCATCATCGGACTGCAGCACAGCATGGGACAGGAGGATCTGCCCTTCTACGTCATCGCGGCGGGACTGCCCAACCTTCCCGGCGTTCTTACCAAATCACGCTCCTACGCCGAACGCCTGTTCCAGTACAAGCGAATCGGACGGCTCCCTGAAGACGAGACCAGGGAATGCTTCGAAAAGACCATCAGCAAGATCAATGTGCGATTCGACGACGATGCCCTGAACCGTCTCATAGAGCTCTCCAAGGGGTATCCGTATTTCATCCAAGCATATGGTTCTGCAGCCTTCGATGAATCCGAATCATCGCCAATCCCATTGTCCGCCGTCATCAAGGGCGAACCCATAGCGCAGGCATCACTGGACAGCGGCCTATACGAATCACGCTGGCAACGGGCCCGCCCACTGGAACGGGAATACATGAGGGCCATGGCCTCGCTCGAAAAAAGCGTGTGCAGCTCGGCGGAGATCGCGGAACGACTGGGACGTCCGCCTGCGGATGTCGTACGGGTCAGAAAAGGCATCATCGATTCCGGGCTGGCATATGCGCCAGAACGTGGGCTCTTGGCATTCACCGTTCCCGGCATGGGTGATTTCATTCGCAGAGCCGCACCGTCGGAGGAACAGACCTATGACGACCGAGCATAG
- a CDS encoding LamG-like jellyroll fold domain-containing protein — translation MDVVADWKFQQAHSTGSIDGGNLIIKDMSGNGNDLHMQTYGKDDYKLSDYVNWSSNSMNGDGGGSLKLNGDSDLAHKKAHPEQRDPKGADFITASDAPINKEQFVNGYTMEFVYYLPDDFNAGTDSWMGLAARQSTNSNMDEHEMGSMSLSVSNCKETQFKAANKDNESTMNTDDPNNGVTSWGVTMDHGGVWYHIAVVSDGTNVVTYTNGAKAFRNINKNGNGLYADPTDGRFRIGSSYYNDTFDTSQYNKDDFDKFLRGNLQEVRFSRGALARGNWIVPNPTDYLKDYGTNDRFVLDNPSVHTMAFLPDTQNAIRWVPTVMDRAIDQFDSEASSLNLTNIVSLGDVVDNWDSDAQWQASSKVFGRMQKVGVPFLEQPGNHDYNGGRHGYGVPSLRKADNYLKHFGPDSDFGKYQKEHGFAYSPDGLSSYHLVDNGSYKYLVMNIDMGAVVSNSSSASNDDMRWFEQVLKEHPNNPTVVVSHDIFKCSDSRPNEISLDDDSGYNGEAGDDEGAGSKIWNIVKRYNQVFMMYSGHNHGSGQMTLTNDAGNPVLGLLSDYQFAYNGGNAFFQYVGMDEANNKITMRTYSPYSASLSTAERSFFDVNFLTGIGNTYDGSFDFTKRFAGYEHSSGYDTQQSVISLVRGIGALNSQTSASEVRKLYTALAALPDNVKAQFGDPSDSGSLAGRLAAAYNAAFPKPEQPDTKPGADNQTGSQGGQSGSQQGQKDDVHGKGQTNAGPETTASTGADVAPVVVIAMMTILLAGMLVLIKREHHLSH, via the coding sequence TTGGATGTGGTGGCCGATTGGAAATTTCAGCAGGCGCATTCCACCGGTTCCATCGACGGTGGCAACCTGATCATCAAGGATATGTCGGGCAACGGCAACGATCTGCATATGCAGACCTACGGGAAAGACGATTACAAGCTCAGCGACTATGTCAACTGGTCGTCGAATTCGATGAACGGTGACGGTGGTGGCAGCCTGAAACTCAATGGCGACAGCGATCTGGCGCATAAGAAGGCTCATCCCGAGCAGCGAGACCCCAAAGGCGCGGATTTCATCACCGCAAGCGACGCTCCCATCAACAAAGAGCAATTTGTCAACGGATACACCATGGAGTTCGTGTACTACCTTCCCGATGACTTCAACGCCGGCACCGATTCGTGGATGGGGCTTGCGGCCAGGCAATCCACAAACAGCAACATGGATGAACACGAGATGGGGTCGATGAGCCTGTCGGTCTCCAACTGCAAGGAAACCCAGTTCAAGGCCGCCAACAAGGACAATGAGTCGACCATGAACACCGATGATCCCAACAACGGCGTCACCAGCTGGGGTGTCACTATGGATCACGGTGGCGTTTGGTATCACATCGCCGTCGTATCCGATGGCACGAACGTGGTGACATACACCAACGGTGCCAAAGCGTTCCGCAATATCAACAAGAACGGTAACGGTCTGTATGCCGATCCGACCGATGGTCGCTTCCGCATCGGCTCGTCGTATTACAACGACACTTTCGATACCAGCCAATACAACAAGGACGACTTTGACAAGTTCTTGCGCGGCAACCTGCAGGAGGTGAGATTCTCCCGCGGTGCGTTGGCACGGGGCAACTGGATCGTGCCCAACCCGACCGATTATCTCAAGGATTATGGTACCAACGATCGTTTTGTGCTGGACAACCCCAGCGTACATACGATGGCTTTCTTGCCGGACACGCAGAATGCCATCCGTTGGGTGCCTACGGTGATGGACCGAGCCATCGACCAGTTCGATTCGGAAGCCTCCAGTCTCAACTTGACCAACATCGTGTCCCTCGGTGACGTGGTGGACAACTGGGACAGTGACGCGCAATGGCAGGCATCGTCCAAGGTGTTCGGGCGTATGCAGAAAGTAGGCGTCCCCTTCCTGGAGCAGCCAGGCAACCATGATTACAATGGAGGCCGGCATGGCTACGGAGTGCCCAGCTTGCGCAAGGCGGACAATTACCTGAAACACTTCGGACCCGACTCCGATTTCGGCAAGTATCAAAAGGAACACGGTTTTGCATACTCGCCCGATGGCCTGTCCTCATACCATCTGGTCGACAACGGCTCCTACAAGTATCTGGTGATGAACATCGACATGGGCGCGGTGGTCAGCAACTCGTCCTCGGCAAGCAATGACGATATGCGATGGTTCGAGCAGGTGCTCAAAGAGCACCCGAACAACCCGACTGTGGTGGTGAGCCACGATATCTTCAAGTGCTCCGATTCACGTCCGAATGAAATCTCCCTCGATGATGATTCCGGATACAACGGTGAAGCCGGTGACGATGAAGGTGCCGGCTCAAAAATATGGAACATCGTGAAGCGGTACAACCAGGTATTCATGATGTACTCCGGTCACAATCACGGATCCGGACAAATGACCCTGACCAATGATGCCGGCAATCCAGTGTTGGGGCTATTGTCCGACTATCAATTCGCGTATAACGGTGGCAATGCGTTCTTCCAGTACGTCGGCATGGATGAAGCGAACAACAAGATCACCATGCGTACGTATTCGCCATACTCGGCATCGCTATCCACGGCCGAGCGTTCGTTCTTCGATGTCAACTTCCTGACCGGTATCGGCAACACCTATGACGGATCGTTCGATTTCACCAAACGATTCGCCGGCTACGAACATTCCTCCGGTTATGACACGCAGCAGTCGGTGATTTCCTTGGTGCGCGGTATCGGTGCGTTGAACAGTCAGACGTCGGCGAGCGAAGTACGGAAACTATATACTGCTCTGGCCGCATTGCCGGATAATGTGAAAGCGCAATTCGGCGATCCGTCGGATAGTGGCTCTCTGGCAGGCAGACTCGCTGCCGCATACAATGCCGCGTTCCCCAAGCCGGAACAGCCCGACACCAAACCCGGTGCCGACAATCAGACCGGAAGCCAAGGCGGACAGTCCGGAAGCCAGCAAGGGCAGAAGGACGATGTCCATGGCAAGGGACAGACGAATGCCGGCCCGGAGACAACGGCCTCCACTGGTGCCGATGTGGCCCCGGTCGTCGTTATCGCGATGATGACGATCTTGTTGGCCGGCATGCTTGTGCTCATAAAGCGCGAGCATCATCTTTCGCACTAA